A single genomic interval of Bradyrhizobium sp. AZCC 1693 harbors:
- a CDS encoding valine--tRNA ligase, with protein sequence MIEKNYQPADIESRMSRIWEESGAFKAGRPERKDAAPFAIVIPPPNVTGSLHMGHALNNTLQDILCRFERMRGRDVLWQPGTDHAGIATQMVVERQLMERQEPGRRDLGRAKFLERVWQWKAESGDTIVNQLKRLGASCDWSRERFTMDEGLSRAVVKVFVELHRAGLIYKDKRLVNWDTKLLTAVSDLEVQQIEVKGSLWYLRYPIEGKTFSPDDASTFVVVATTRPETMLGDTAVAVHPDNERLGHLIGQHVILPLVGRRIPIIGDDYADPEKGSGAVKITPAHDFNDFEVGKRHGLPRINVFDQEGCMNLVGNEDYLRGLPEGSEQLAEELNNVERFAARKKLVTRLEDFGFLEKVEPNTHMVPHGDRSGVVLEPYLTDQWYVDAKTMAQPAIAAVRSGATTFVPRNWEKTYFEWMENIQPWCISRQLWWGHQIPAWYGPDGKVFVAETEEEAVGNALGYYVEQEVITEEQGREMAQDPARREGFITRDEDVLDTWFSSGLWPFSTLGWPDETPEVKRYYPTNVLVTGWDIIFFWVARMMMMGLHFMKEAPFSTVYIHRLVRDEKGAKMSKSKGNVIDPLGVIDDFGADALRFALARGAAHSHDIKLSPQLVETNRNFATKLWNACRFAEMNGCEQPAGFDPTAAKEILNRWIAHETSRATREVTEAIEGYRFNDAANTIYRFVWNVYCDWYVELAKPVLMGEEGAAKAETRAMTAWARDEILKLLHPFMPFITEELWAVTAKREGLLVLAEWPRKASSITAEQIAAVAMAGPGDPLIAPVMAALDAGDFSDPAAEAEIGWVVDLVTAIRSVRSEMNIPPATLIPLVLSGTSPETKERAQRWNDTVKRLARLADISFADRPPEGAVQLLVRGEVVALPLKGVIDLSAEKTRLDKEIVKADADIKRVDAKLGNEKFVANAPEEIVEEEKEKREAAVARKAKLQEALERLKMAS encoded by the coding sequence ATGATCGAGAAAAACTACCAGCCCGCCGATATCGAAAGCCGCATGTCCCGGATCTGGGAGGAGAGCGGCGCGTTCAAAGCCGGCCGCCCGGAACGAAAAGACGCCGCGCCGTTCGCCATCGTGATCCCGCCGCCGAACGTGACGGGCTCGCTGCATATGGGCCACGCGCTGAACAACACGCTGCAGGACATCCTCTGCCGCTTCGAGCGCATGCGCGGCCGCGATGTGCTGTGGCAGCCCGGCACCGACCATGCCGGTATCGCGACCCAGATGGTGGTCGAACGGCAATTGATGGAACGGCAGGAGCCGGGCCGCCGCGACCTGGGCCGCGCCAAATTCCTCGAGCGCGTCTGGCAGTGGAAGGCGGAGAGTGGCGACACCATCGTCAATCAACTCAAGCGTCTCGGCGCTTCCTGCGACTGGTCACGCGAGCGCTTTACGATGGACGAGGGCCTTTCGCGCGCGGTCGTGAAGGTGTTCGTCGAGTTGCACCGCGCAGGGTTGATTTACAAAGACAAGCGGCTGGTGAACTGGGATACGAAACTGCTTACCGCGGTCTCCGACCTCGAAGTGCAGCAGATCGAGGTCAAGGGCAGTCTCTGGTACCTGCGCTATCCGATCGAGGGCAAGACGTTTAGCCCCGATGATGCCTCGACTTTTGTCGTCGTGGCGACGACGCGGCCCGAGACGATGCTCGGCGACACCGCCGTTGCGGTCCATCCGGACAACGAACGCCTCGGACATCTGATCGGCCAGCATGTGATCCTGCCGCTGGTCGGCCGCCGCATCCCGATCATCGGCGACGACTACGCCGATCCCGAGAAGGGTTCGGGCGCGGTCAAGATTACGCCGGCGCACGACTTCAACGACTTCGAGGTCGGCAAGCGGCATGGCCTGCCGCGGATCAACGTGTTTGATCAGGAAGGCTGCATGAACCTCGTGGGCAACGAGGATTATTTGCGCGGCTTGCCGGAAGGTTCGGAGCAACTGGCCGAAGAGCTGAACAACGTCGAACGCTTCGCCGCGCGCAAGAAGCTCGTCACCCGGCTGGAGGATTTCGGCTTCCTGGAAAAGGTCGAGCCGAATACGCATATGGTGCCGCATGGCGACCGCTCCGGCGTGGTCCTTGAGCCCTATCTGACCGACCAGTGGTATGTCGACGCCAAAACCATGGCGCAGCCGGCGATCGCGGCCGTGCGCTCGGGCGCGACCACCTTCGTGCCCAGGAATTGGGAAAAGACCTATTTCGAATGGATGGAGAACATCCAGCCCTGGTGCATCTCGCGCCAGCTCTGGTGGGGCCACCAGATTCCCGCGTGGTACGGCCCCGACGGCAAGGTGTTCGTCGCCGAGACCGAAGAGGAAGCGGTCGGCAACGCGCTCGGTTACTATGTCGAACAGGAAGTCATCACGGAAGAGCAGGGGCGCGAGATGGCGCAGGACCCTGCCAGGCGCGAGGGCTTCATCACGCGAGACGAGGACGTGCTTGATACCTGGTTCTCCTCGGGACTGTGGCCGTTCTCGACGCTCGGCTGGCCGGACGAAACGCCGGAGGTGAAGCGCTATTATCCGACCAACGTCCTCGTCACGGGATGGGACATCATCTTCTTCTGGGTCGCCCGGATGATGATGATGGGCCTGCACTTCATGAAGGAGGCGCCGTTCTCGACCGTCTACATCCACCGCCTGGTTCGCGACGAAAAGGGCGCGAAGATGTCGAAGTCGAAAGGCAACGTCATCGACCCCCTGGGCGTCATCGACGACTTTGGCGCCGACGCGCTGCGTTTTGCGCTGGCGCGCGGCGCGGCCCACAGCCACGACATCAAGCTGTCGCCGCAACTCGTCGAAACCAATCGGAATTTCGCGACCAAGCTGTGGAATGCCTGCCGCTTTGCCGAGATGAACGGCTGTGAGCAGCCAGCGGGCTTCGATCCGACCGCGGCGAAAGAGATCCTGAACCGCTGGATCGCGCACGAGACTTCGCGCGCCACGCGCGAGGTGACCGAGGCGATCGAGGGCTATCGCTTCAACGATGCGGCCAACACGATCTATCGCTTCGTCTGGAACGTCTATTGCGACTGGTATGTCGAACTCGCAAAGCCCGTGTTGATGGGCGAGGAGGGGGCGGCCAAGGCCGAGACCCGCGCCATGACCGCCTGGGCGCGGGACGAGATCCTGAAACTGCTGCATCCGTTCATGCCGTTCATCACCGAGGAACTCTGGGCGGTGACGGCCAAGCGCGAGGGCCTGCTGGTGCTCGCCGAATGGCCGCGCAAGGCGAGTTCGATCACGGCCGAGCAGATCGCTGCGGTGGCGATGGCGGGTCCCGGCGATCCGCTGATCGCGCCGGTCATGGCCGCGCTCGACGCCGGCGATTTCAGCGATCCCGCCGCGGAAGCCGAAATCGGCTGGGTGGTCGATCTCGTCACTGCGATCCGTTCGGTGCGCTCGGAAATGAACATTCCGCCGGCCACGTTGATCCCGCTGGTGCTGTCGGGAACATCCCCCGAGACCAAGGAGCGCGCGCAGCGCTGGAACGACACCGTGAAACGCCTGGCGCGTCTGGCGGATATCTCCTTTGCCGATCGCCCGCCGGAGGGCGCGGTGCAGTTGCTGGTGCGCGGCGAGGTGGTGGCGCTGCCGCTGAAAGGCGTGATCGACCTTTCCGCGGAAAAGACGCGGCTCGACAAGGAAATCGTCAAGGCCGACGCCGACATCAAGCGCGTCGACGCCAAACTCGGCAACGAGAAATTCGTGGCGAACGCGCCCGAGGAGATCGTCGAAGAAGAAAAGGAAAAGCGCGAGGCGGCGGTGGCGCGCAAGGCCAAGCTGCAGGAAGCGCTGGAGCGTTTGAAGATGGCGTCCTGA
- a CDS encoding PopZ family protein: protein MTQPAKVQEPSMEEILASIRRIIADDEAKPAAAEKPASPAAAAKPAVMKDIPPSAIAPAPKPVAAPKPAPPPPPPPAPEPPASNNQDDIDAMLASLDAATPEADIRPAQPEADVFELTDEMALPEPAPAPAAATFNKVEPQDDLEFTEAKASRRQPAYEPPFEAAPARPMLSHSTVSAVESAFNSLANTVLSNNARTLEDLVKEMLRPMLKSWLDDNLPGLVERIVKAEIERVSRGGR from the coding sequence ATGACGCAACCTGCAAAGGTCCAAGAGCCCTCGATGGAGGAGATTCTGGCGTCGATCCGTCGCATCATTGCCGACGACGAGGCTAAGCCTGCGGCTGCCGAAAAGCCGGCGAGCCCGGCGGCTGCCGCAAAGCCGGCCGTCATGAAAGATATCCCGCCATCGGCGATTGCGCCGGCCCCGAAGCCGGTTGCCGCGCCGAAGCCAGCCCCGCCGCCACCACCGCCGCCTGCGCCCGAACCCCCCGCCAGCAACAACCAGGATGACATCGACGCGATGCTGGCGAGCCTCGATGCGGCGACGCCCGAGGCGGACATCAGGCCGGCGCAGCCCGAGGCCGATGTTTTCGAACTCACCGACGAGATGGCATTGCCGGAGCCTGCACCAGCCCCTGCCGCGGCAACATTCAACAAGGTCGAACCGCAGGACGACCTCGAATTCACCGAAGCCAAGGCGTCACGTCGCCAGCCGGCCTATGAGCCGCCGTTCGAGGCCGCGCCAGCGCGACCAATGTTATCGCATTCGACCGTCTCCGCCGTGGAATCTGCCTTCAATTCGCTGGCCAATACCGTGCTGAGCAACAATGCGCGGACGCTGGAAGATCTGGTCAAGGAAATGCTGCGGCCCATGCTGAAATCCTGGCTCGACGACAATTTGCCGGGATTGGTGGAGCGGATCGTCAAGGCCGAAATCGAACGGGTTTCGCGCGGCGGGCGCTAG
- a CDS encoding TolC family outer membrane protein, whose translation MRGVKEFAGAAASVLLLACMGSTPVLADTIEAALVRAYQNNPQLNAQRAQVRFTDENVPQALSGYRPKVAVTASAGYQYTDTLSTQGGTPTAVLHTNIHGSNPPRSVGATITQTLYNGQQTANRTRAAEGQVSGAREALRALEQTVLLSAATTYMDYLRDSAIVEVQKSNVRVLEQTLKQTRDRFNVGEVTRTDVAQSEAQLAAGKTQLLTAEANLTTTRSNFRRIIGNEPQALAPGSPVDRFLPGTLPAAVELGLTQNPNVTAAMFGIDVSYLQVKVAEGALLPTVTLQASVQQSYEQSLIQYRSFGASAITQLSVPIYQGGAEYALIRQSKETVAQQRLVLDQTRDQTRANVVTAWGQLVAGKAQVASAQSQVQASEIALNGVREEAKAGQRTTLDVLNAQQALVNARVALVTAQHDRVVASYSVLNTIGRLSPLVLNLPTTVYDPSVHYHQVRDSWAGVRTPDGR comes from the coding sequence ATGCGTGGGGTGAAGGAATTTGCCGGGGCTGCGGCTTCGGTCCTTCTATTAGCGTGCATGGGCTCGACGCCCGTCTTGGCCGACACGATAGAGGCGGCGCTGGTGCGCGCCTATCAGAACAATCCGCAGCTCAATGCGCAGCGCGCGCAGGTGCGCTTCACCGACGAGAACGTGCCGCAGGCGCTGTCGGGCTACCGCCCGAAGGTCGCGGTCACGGCGAGCGCGGGCTACCAATATACGGATACGCTGAGCACGCAGGGCGGCACCCCCACCGCGGTCCTTCACACCAATATTCATGGCTCCAATCCGCCGCGCAGCGTCGGCGCCACCATCACGCAGACGCTCTATAACGGCCAGCAGACCGCGAACAGGACCAGAGCGGCTGAGGGGCAGGTTTCCGGCGCGCGCGAAGCTTTGCGTGCACTCGAACAGACCGTCTTGCTCAGCGCCGCCACGACCTACATGGACTATCTGCGTGATTCGGCGATCGTCGAGGTGCAGAAGAGCAACGTTCGCGTGCTGGAGCAGACGCTGAAACAGACGCGCGACCGCTTCAATGTCGGCGAAGTCACGCGCACCGACGTTGCGCAGTCGGAAGCGCAGCTCGCCGCCGGCAAGACGCAGCTCCTGACCGCGGAAGCCAATCTGACGACGACGCGATCGAACTTCCGCCGCATCATCGGCAACGAGCCGCAAGCGCTTGCGCCGGGCTCGCCGGTCGATCGCTTCCTGCCGGGAACGCTGCCGGCCGCCGTCGAGCTCGGCCTGACGCAAAATCCGAACGTCACCGCAGCGATGTTCGGCATCGATGTCAGCTACCTCCAGGTCAAGGTGGCCGAAGGCGCGCTGTTGCCGACCGTCACGCTTCAGGCCTCGGTGCAGCAGTCCTATGAGCAGAGCCTGATACAATACAGGTCGTTCGGTGCGTCGGCGATCACGCAGCTTTCGGTGCCGATCTATCAGGGCGGCGCCGAATACGCGCTGATCCGCCAGTCCAAGGAAACGGTGGCACAGCAGCGCCTCGTTCTCGACCAGACCCGTGACCAGACTCGTGCCAACGTGGTCACCGCATGGGGACAGCTCGTCGCCGGCAAGGCGCAGGTCGCCTCCGCGCAATCGCAGGTGCAGGCGTCCGAAATCGCGTTGAACGGCGTGCGCGAGGAGGCCAAGGCCGGACAGCGCACCACGCTCGACGTGCTGAACGCCCAGCAGGCGCTGGTGAATGCGCGCGTCGCGCTCGTCACCGCGCAGCACGATCGCGTGGTTGCGTCGTACTCGGTTCTGAACACGATCGGGCGGCTGTCGCCGCTGGTGCTCAACCTGCCGACCACGGTCTACGATCCCAGCGTGCACTATCATCAGGTGCGCGATAGCTGGGCCGGCGTTCGCACACCCGACGGCCGCTGA
- a CDS encoding protein-L-isoaspartate O-methyltransferase family protein, with amino-acid sequence MQSSATATARQKMVDGQVRPSDVTDIRILDAMLAVPREAFVPENKQALAYLDLDLDVSDGNSAKRFLIKPAVLAKMLQAADIKQSDRVLVVGCATGYAAAVIAQFAPQVTATESDSALAAKAQASLARNGCGNVTVRTAAPADGDAAGAPYDVIVLNGATEIVPEQLYGQLRSGGRLVGVFAMSRPARATIVTAAHGDFGHRTLFDAAAPVLPGMELVPAFVF; translated from the coding sequence ATGCAAAGTTCCGCCACCGCGACCGCGCGCCAGAAAATGGTCGATGGTCAGGTGCGTCCGAGCGACGTGACCGATATCCGAATTCTCGATGCCATGCTGGCGGTGCCGCGCGAGGCCTTCGTTCCCGAAAACAAGCAGGCTCTGGCCTATCTGGACCTCGATCTCGACGTCAGCGACGGCAACTCGGCGAAGCGGTTCCTGATCAAGCCGGCCGTGCTGGCGAAGATGCTGCAGGCGGCTGACATCAAGCAGAGCGACCGCGTCCTGGTGGTCGGCTGCGCCACCGGATACGCCGCCGCCGTGATCGCCCAATTCGCTCCCCAGGTGACCGCAACCGAGAGCGATTCGGCGCTGGCGGCGAAGGCGCAGGCTAGCCTGGCCCGCAATGGCTGTGGAAACGTCACCGTCCGCACCGCGGCGCCGGCCGATGGCGACGCGGCGGGCGCGCCTTACGATGTCATCGTGCTGAACGGCGCGACCGAGATCGTGCCGGAACAGCTCTACGGGCAATTGCGCAGTGGCGGCCGGTTGGTGGGCGTTTTTGCAATGTCGCGGCCGGCACGGGCTACCATCGTGACCGCTGCGCATGGCGATTTCGGTCACCGGACGCTGTTCGATGCCGCTGCCCCGGTGCTGCCCGGCATGGAACTTGTTCCGGCCTTCGTTTTCTAG
- a CDS encoding helix-turn-helix domain-containing protein: MDKINSKLGKVISSLRQAAGLSQEELAERASIHRTYVSQIERGLKSPTIAILLKLSKALKTTPSKVMQLFEDEIGVV; this comes from the coding sequence GTGGACAAAATCAATTCCAAACTGGGGAAAGTCATTTCAAGCCTCAGGCAAGCAGCCGGGCTGTCGCAGGAGGAATTGGCTGAGCGGGCATCTATCCATCGCACTTACGTCAGCCAAATCGAGCGCGGGCTGAAATCTCCCACAATTGCGATACTTCTAAAGTTGTCGAAGGCGCTAAAGACAACTCCGAGCAAAGTTATGCAGTTGTTCGAGGATGAGATCGGTGTGGTCTAA
- a CDS encoding choice-of-anchor K domain-containing protein, producing MGNVFKILTAGLLAGLAHSPANAALVSFTGDGNFSNVTNCSGGSPGCSITNNGNVLNMSGASNYQNKPSTLTITDIVGTNVPTNANDYVIGKITWVNLATYNTDQNFNVKYTFSLNFTSPSNAFDAQVFNLNIQQTTNPSPDNVFNITQATLNNLGPFTLNGVTVSDIHFVEYGDGWYDGSKWVNPEGGTSTLKIMADFKDVIAAPPVPEPSTWAMMILGFAGVGFMAYRRKRNGSALTAA from the coding sequence ATGGGCAACGTATTTAAAATTCTGACCGCAGGCTTGCTCGCCGGTCTCGCGCATTCACCGGCCAATGCAGCGCTGGTGAGCTTCACCGGCGACGGCAATTTTTCCAACGTCACGAATTGCAGCGGCGGCAGCCCCGGCTGTTCCATTACCAATAACGGCAATGTGCTCAACATGTCGGGCGCATCCAACTATCAGAACAAGCCGAGCACGCTGACCATCACGGACATCGTCGGCACCAACGTCCCGACCAATGCGAACGATTACGTCATCGGCAAGATCACCTGGGTGAACCTGGCCACCTACAACACCGACCAGAACTTCAACGTCAAATACACTTTCTCGCTGAACTTCACCTCGCCGAGTAATGCGTTCGATGCTCAGGTGTTCAACCTGAACATCCAGCAGACGACCAACCCGTCGCCTGACAACGTGTTCAACATCACCCAGGCAACGCTCAACAACCTTGGTCCGTTCACCCTCAATGGCGTTACGGTTTCCGACATTCACTTCGTTGAATATGGCGATGGATGGTACGACGGAAGCAAATGGGTGAATCCCGAGGGCGGAACGTCGACGCTCAAGATCATGGCAGACTTCAAGGACGTGATAGCGGCTCCCCCGGTCCCGGAACCGTCGACCTGGGCGATGATGATCCTCGGCTTCGCCGGCGTCGGCTTCATGGCCTATCGCCGCAAGCGGAATGGAAGCGCTCTCACGGCCGCCTGA
- a CDS encoding anthrone oxygenase family protein produces MLQMLITGLLWFSAVGCGLLAGLYFAFSAFIMTALGRIGQAAGIAAMNAINIAIVQSLFLPIFLATTAASAALAVTALLRWGEPGAIAMVAGGALYVLGMFVVTMIFNVPLNNALAAAEPASHEASSLWARYLTNWTLWNHVRTVSSTAACALFIAAIAAR; encoded by the coding sequence ATGCTGCAGATGTTGATTACTGGCCTGCTGTGGTTTTCAGCTGTTGGCTGCGGCCTGCTCGCCGGTCTCTATTTCGCGTTTTCAGCCTTCATCATGACGGCGCTGGGCCGCATCGGGCAGGCGGCAGGCATCGCGGCGATGAATGCGATCAACATCGCGATCGTCCAGTCGTTGTTCCTGCCGATCTTCCTGGCGACGACGGCGGCGAGCGCCGCGCTGGCGGTGACTGCGCTGTTGCGCTGGGGCGAGCCCGGCGCGATCGCGATGGTGGCCGGCGGCGCGCTCTATGTGCTCGGCATGTTCGTCGTCACGATGATCTTCAACGTGCCCCTGAACAACGCGCTTGCCGCGGCCGAACCCGCAAGCCACGAGGCGTCCTCGCTGTGGGCGCGCTATCTGACGAACTGGACGTTGTGGAACCACGTGCGGACGGTCTCGTCCACGGCGGCCTGCGCGCTGTTTATTGCCGCGATTGCGGCGCGATAA
- a CDS encoding NmrA family NAD(P)-binding protein, with amino-acid sequence MSELPILIIGGAGKTGARVNALLRASGVPTLPVSRSTPIPFDWSRPETWPAALAGVSTAYVTYQPDIAVEGAADAIAEVSRLARENGLERVVLLSGRGEPGAQRAEAALQQSGVPWNIVRASWFDQNFSEGYLLDGVLAGEIALPAGAVPEPFIDADDIAEVVVAALTDRRHAGKAYEVTGPRALTFAQAVAEIAAAAGRPVEYRQVAPEDFAARMRPHAPDDVIELMLELFAVVLDGRNSDVAHGVEQALGRPARDFADYARRTAATGVWRA; translated from the coding sequence ATGTCAGAACTTCCGATCCTGATTATCGGCGGCGCCGGCAAGACCGGGGCGCGCGTCAATGCGCTGCTAAGGGCGAGCGGCGTCCCAACGCTGCCGGTGTCGCGTTCGACGCCCATTCCGTTCGACTGGAGCCGGCCCGAGACATGGCCGGCCGCGCTTGCCGGCGTCTCGACGGCCTACGTCACCTACCAGCCGGATATTGCGGTCGAAGGCGCTGCCGATGCGATCGCGGAGGTCAGCCGGCTGGCGCGTGAGAACGGACTCGAACGCGTCGTATTGCTGTCGGGCCGCGGCGAGCCGGGGGCGCAACGGGCGGAGGCGGCGTTGCAGCAATCCGGCGTTCCCTGGAACATTGTGCGCGCAAGCTGGTTCGACCAGAATTTCTCCGAAGGCTATCTGCTCGACGGCGTGCTGGCCGGCGAGATCGCCTTGCCGGCGGGGGCCGTACCCGAACCGTTCATCGACGCCGATGACATCGCCGAGGTGGTCGTCGCCGCCCTGACGGATCGGCGTCATGCCGGCAAGGCCTATGAGGTGACGGGGCCGCGCGCGCTGACGTTTGCGCAGGCCGTCGCGGAGATCGCCGCCGCTGCGGGTCGGCCGGTCGAGTACCGGCAGGTCGCGCCGGAAGATTTTGCAGCCCGCATGCGGCCCCATGCGCCCGACGATGTCATCGAGCTCATGCTGGAACTATTCGCCGTCGTGCTCGACGGGCGCAATTCCGATGTCGCGCACGGCGTCGAACAGGCGCTCGGCCGTCCCGCGCGGGACTTTGCCGATTATGCCCGCCGAACCGCGGCGACCGGTGTCTGGAGGGCATGA
- a CDS encoding TetR/AcrR family transcriptional regulator produces MPRGKAGQKAAEAGASALARLVPTQQRSRERFEKILACAAELMAEKGSEAFRMSDVVERSGVPFGSLYQYFPDKTAIIGTLAERYNAVGRDCVRRDLAAVRNARDLHPALCRITDSYYQMFMDVPVMRDIWQATQADRSLQKLDEEDGVYLAGLLGDALRRIAPDAPATALASFSQLIMTLIAATVRHAITQNAKEAVRILTLFKRMLPKNLAALEM; encoded by the coding sequence ATGCCGAGAGGAAAAGCCGGACAGAAAGCCGCCGAAGCAGGCGCGTCCGCGTTGGCGCGCCTCGTCCCGACCCAGCAGCGCAGCCGGGAGCGGTTCGAGAAAATTCTCGCATGTGCGGCCGAACTGATGGCTGAAAAAGGCAGCGAAGCCTTCCGCATGAGCGACGTCGTCGAGCGCAGCGGTGTGCCGTTCGGCTCGCTCTACCAATACTTTCCGGACAAGACCGCGATCATCGGCACGCTGGCGGAGCGCTACAACGCGGTTGGCCGCGATTGCGTCCGGCGCGACCTCGCCGCGGTCAGGAATGCGAGGGATCTGCATCCGGCTTTGTGTCGCATTACCGACAGCTATTATCAGATGTTCATGGACGTGCCGGTCATGCGCGACATCTGGCAAGCGACGCAGGCTGACCGTTCCTTGCAAAAACTCGACGAGGAGGATGGTGTCTATCTCGCCGGGCTGCTCGGCGACGCGCTGCGGCGTATCGCACCCGACGCGCCCGCAACCGCCCTCGCCTCGTTTTCCCAACTGATCATGACGCTGATCGCAGCAACTGTCCGCCACGCGATCACGCAGAACGCGAAGGAAGCCGTCCGCATCCTCACTCTGTTCAAGCGGATGCTGCCGAAGAATCTGGCCGCGCTGGAAATGTAA